ATTCTGCCAGAACTTATAAAAGACAAAAAATCTGGTAATCCTGGATTCGACTTTTTAACTATATGTGCAGATGATAATATTGTTTTTGGAGAAGCAAAATACAAAAATGGCAGCAGCCATTATATTGCTGCATTGCAACAAGTAGAAAAATTTTTGGCCTTAAAGAAAACTAATAGAGACGTAACAGAAATTAGAAGTTTTTTACCAGAAAAATCAATAATAAATTTTCGTGAAAAAAGTTATAAGATTGCGATTGGATTTTCAAATATATCAAAAGATGAACAACTTATTAAAAAACTGTCAAAGCATCCGTCAGTAAATAGTATACTCTCCAAAACAAGTATAAAAGCATTGTTTTGTGTTGGAGTGAAATTGAGAGGGATTGGGGATTAATGGGAACATTACTGAATGAATTATTAGATGGTACTATGAACTTTGATGAAATCATGAATGAGTGTGAAAGAGATATTTTTTTTAACGGTCCAATTGGTGCAGACACGCTTGAAAAACTTGCCTATATAAAAGAATATTATCCAGAAATATTTAAACCTTGGGAAGAAAAAATATTAAATATAATGGGATTGTTTTACAAAGATATTTCGCCAGATTTTGATGATTTAGAAGGACTAATTTTTTCTCTATATAATAAAACTATTAATGCTAATGTGAATAATATAAAATTTACTCCTGTTCAAAACAGTATTAGAGCAAAGATTGACTCAAATAAAGTTTACAGTTTCTCTGCCCCTACTGGTATTGGGAAATCTTATGTATTTACTTCTTTAATAACTAAAGCAACCGGCGATATTGTTATTATCGTTCCATCGAGGGCGCTAATAAATGAATACTTAATTAAACTTGATACTTTGAATTTAGCTAAAAATGTAAGTGTTCTACCATTTGTAGACATTATTAATAAAAAAAACACTTCCCGTAGGATATTTGTTTTGACCCCAGAACGTGCCAGAATGTTGTTTAAGTTCAAGTCGGATATTCAACTAGAACTAGTCTTAGTTGATGAAGCACAATTAATAAATGATGCAGGTTTTAGGAGTGTACTATATGATTCTGTGATTAGAAGAATTAATAAATTTTTTTTGAAAGCAAAGATTGTTTTTGCACATCCCTTTGTGGCTAATCCTGAAGCGCAAATATCGAGAAATAAACTAGACTTAAACCAGAAAAGCTCATCTACCTTATACAAAGAGAAATCGGTTGGCCAGATGTTTTTGGCCTATGATGAGAATAATGATGAATTTTTCCACTTTGGAATTAACATAAAAGTATTTGGCAATAGAAGGGTTAAAACTATCCAAGATCCTATTAAGCGGAAACTCCTTAATGGATCAACATTGTTGGTGTATACTTCTAAGGCTAAGATATATAGACATGAATATTTGCAAAGTAAATGGTTCAAAGAATATATCGATTCAATTAATGTCCCATATAATAAAGTTGCTCCCTATGTTGAAAAGCTAGAAAAAATTATAGGCGGAGATGTTGAAGAAAGCAAGTTAGAGTACTCTGCTACACTAAGTTTACTTAAACAAGGGGTAGCCATGCACCATGGTTCTTTACCTCTAAATGCTCGAGTTGTCATTGAAGAGTTTATTAAATCTGGGTATTGTAAAATATGTTTTTGTACATCAACATTAGCTCAAGGGATAAATATGCCATTTGATATTGTTTGGATTGATAAATGGGAGGGGGAAGCGCTACTATTAAAGAATATTATAGGTAGAGCTGGACGGCCAACAATAAATGATGAATTTGACTATGGGTTAGTAGTTTTAGGGAAATTAAGTCATATTCCTAAAATGCGTAAATTGATAACAGTAGAACCAACCCTAAATAGTACTTCTTTGTTAGACATTGATCAAGAAGATCAAAGTTTAGATACTGAATTCACTGAATTTATTTCAGCAATAATAACGGATGACTTTAATGATGACTTTTCTTTGCCTAATAGTGTTATAGAGAGATTTTCCGGTATTGAATTAGATCAATTATTAGAAAGGATATTAATGATTTTATTTCCAGTTGATAGTAAAACAATAATTTCTCCTATACAGTATAAAGAAATGACTAAAGCTCGTAGAGAAGAGTTAAAAGAGTGTTTTCGTTCTTTATATGAGAATTACTTATTGAGAAAGTTAACAAAAACAGAGAAATCTGTTTTATCAACTGCTATACAAATTTTTATCTGGAAAATTGGTGGGAAAACCTTTCGTGAGATTGTTCGTTATAGATATCGGTATATTCTCTCCAAAGATGAGACGGGTAGTATGAAATTAAGATTTACTCATAAAGTTGTAAATTTTCCAGATAAAGAAGCAAAGAACCTGATACCATTATTTCATATTGAAAATGGAATAGATGCATTTAGTTATGACCAACTTATTTTTGATACTTATGACTATTTAGATAAGATAATAGATTTCAAGCTGTTAGATGTTTTTTGGGCACAATTTATGAAATACGCAGAAAGAAATAAAATTACAGAACCAGTATACTTTGAAAAAGCAATAACCTTTTGTAATCTAATAAAGTATGGTAGATTTGAAGAAAAAGAAATATTACTTTTAAGATATGGTATATCTTCTGACAATATTGAACAGGTTATCAAGTGTGTGGAAGAAATATCAGATGAAGAACTAATTTTAGATAGAGAAAAAGTGATGGAGTTAGAGGAAGAAGTAATTAAGGAAGTCAAAAGGTATTTATAAAATAAGTGGGTTTACATTGTGATTTAATGGCAAAAAACCATTTATATTGACACCTTTATTTTTAAATGGTATTATACCATTAAAAGGGCGGTGGTATTGCGGATGCATTGGGCGTCCGTAAACACCGCCCCAGGAGAAATAGAGGTGTTTTTCTTATGAATAAGCTGATGGATTATTTGACGAATGATGAGCGTGGGCAGAAGGCCTACGCGATAGGGTTCTTAGTTAGTGGTGTACTGCTTTCGATTTTGATTTCGGTGTTATTTTTTGATCCGCAGACTTCGACGGTTTGGTTTGAGGCGTTTAAGTTGGCGGTGGCTTGTGGTGGGTACTTGTGTGTGTACTTGCTGGCGATTCGTCGGAATAGCGGGAATGTGACCGGGTTCGTGGTGAATATTGGTGAGATTATTATTCAGGCGAGTTATGGTGCTTTTGGGCTGGCAATTAATCCGATTTTCTATGGTGCGACACATTTGTGGGGGATGATTGCCTGGAACAAGAGCAAGCAGGATGATGGTACGATTCAGACGAAGAAGGCGCACAAGGTGGGCTTGGTCGTGAGTGGTATCTTCTTGGTGATTGCGGCAGCGATTGTTGGCTACTTGTGGTTTAATGGTTATTTCGTAGAAATGACCGGGATGTTTATTGGGTTGAATATTTTAGCAATCATCCTCGGGACGATTGCGCAGGGGACAATGATTGCGCAGTTTAAGTTTGCGTGGTGGTTCTGGTTCGCCAGCAATATTGTTTGGTTCATTATTAATGTTACGACCGGGAATGCGATTTTTGCGTTGCAAACGGTGCTGTATCAAGTGAATGTTGTATTTGCTTTGTATGATCAGTATAAGAATAACAAGTAGGGAGTTGTTTCTTATGAAAGAGAAAAATTTAATTTTACAGACGGATAGTTATAAGTTGTCGCATTTTCAGCAGTTTCCTGATGGTATGACGTATATGTTTGATTATATCGAGAGTCGTGGCGGGGCGTATGGCTACACGCGATTTTTCGGTTTGCAGTATTTGCTGAAGGAATATTTGGAACGTCGGGTGACGATGGCGATGGTTGACGAGGCGGCAGCTATCGCGGCTTGGCATGGGGTGCCGTTTAATTACGATGGCTGGAAATATATTGTTGAGGTTCTTGACGGAAAGTTGCCGTTGTTAATTCGTGCGGTGCCGGAGGGTGCGATTGTGCGCAATCATAATGCGTTGGTGACGGTTGAGAGTACTGATGCGAATGTGCCGTGGATTGTTGGCTGGGCGGAGACTTTGTTGATGAAGGTGTGGTATCCGGTGACGGTGACGACGTTTAGTTATAAGGTGCATCGGATGATTGGTGCGTTTTTGGAGCTGACGAGTGATAATGCTGAGAGTGAGTTGCCGTTTAAGCTGCATGATTTTGGTTATCGCGGGGCGTCGAGTGAGGAGAGCGCCGGTATTGGCGGGATGTCACACTTGGTGAATTTTATGGGTACTGATACTTTGGCAGCGTTGCTGTATGCGCGTGATTATTATGGTGCGGAGCAGGCCGGCTTTAGCGTGCCGGCGAGTGAGCATTCGACGATGACGTCGTGGGGACGCGAGCGTGAGAGCGATGCGTTCCGGAATATGATTGAGAAGCATGATGAATTTCCGTTGATTAGTATTGTTTCGGATTCGTATAATTTTTATGAGGCGGTTGAGAATAAGTTTGGTGTTGAGTTGCATGATGTGATTATGGCGCATGATGGTTTTGTGGTGATTCGTCCGGATAGTGGTGATGCTTTGACGAATATTTTGTTTACGTTGGAGAGTGCTGAGAAGCATTTTGGCGTGACGCTGAATTCCAAAGGCTACAAGGTGTTGAATAAAATCCGTATTTTGCAGGGCGATGGCGTTTCTGAGAATGTGATTTATGATATCTTGCTGACGATGAAGAAGGAAGGGTACTCGGCAGAGAATATTGCTTTTGGAGTCGGTGGTGCTTTGTTGCAAGGTAATTATCAGTCGTCAATTAATCGCGATACCCATAAGTTTGCGATGAAGTGTTCGGCAATTGGTTTAGGTGCTGGTGATGCGTTTAAGCTGCAAGATGTGTATAAGTCGCCGATTACTGATCGCGGTAAGGTGTCTAAACGTGGGCGTTTGGACACGATTGTCAATGGGGACGGTCGCGTCGAAACCGTCAACATTGACCAGCTTCCTCTAGGGGAATATCATCCGGACACGATTTTGCAGACGGTGTATCGTGATGGTGGCATTGTGAAGTTGTATGGTTGGGATGAGGTTAAGGAAAATGAGGATTTGGTGCCACATGCGTTCCCGTCTGGACTGGAGGGAAAATAGATTGTTGAAAAACGTTCGCAATCTATGCAAACTGACAAAAATTGCTCAATCACGTATCTTTGGATACGCTCAATCACAATTTTTGCCAGTTTCCTACGATTTCCGACGCGCTTGTGCTAGTACCTTGCGTGAATCGTTTTTCGACGCAAATCTTTGATTTGCTAGTCCCTTGTGGAAATCAATCTATTAATAAGGTGTGATAAATATGAATAATACTGAGAAAGATTTTTTGCAGGAGTATAAGATTACTGATTATGAGCAGCCGTCAGTGACGGTGGATATTGTGCCGTTTGCGTATGATGATGCCCATGAACAGTTGCAGATATTGTTGGTGAAGCGGAAGCGTCATCCATTTCAGGATTGTTGGGCTTTGGCGGGTGGATTCATTAACTCGGATGAATCGGCGCCGGAGGCAGTGATGCGTGAAACGCTGGAAGAAACCGGGGTTGCGGTTTCGCGCGAGAGTATCGAGCAGTTGTATACTTTTACGCGTCCGGGGCGTGATCCGCGCGGTTGGATTATGTCGATTGCGTATTTAGCATTTCTGGAAGAGGCAAGTGTTGTTCGGGCAGCTGATGACGCGGCGGATTCAGCTTGGTTTGCAGTGCGGGTGCGTGCTGATTATTTGGAGCTATATTCAGCTGAGAAGGATGTGCGCTTGGAGATTGCTTTTGAGGGTGCTGAGCAGACAGCGGTGCGGCCGGATGATGCGGCGCTTGCTTTTGACCATGACCGGATTGTACGGATGGCATATTTGCGGATTAAAAATAAGTTGTATTATGAGCCGATTTTGTTGCATGCTTTGAAGGCACCTTTTGATTTGAAGACGACTAATCGCTTGTACCAGGCGTTCTTAGGGATTCCGGTTGAGTATGAAAATCATTGTCGGAAGTTGAAACCGTATTTGGAAAAAGTTGGCAAGGCTAAAGGAAATGTTGGCCGGGCAGCTTTTGTCTATCGGTTGAAGTAAGTGGGTGCTTGCATGGAGTTGTTAATTATATACGTCGTTATGATGAGTGTTGCGCTTTTGATTGCGATGGTTGTGGATAAGCGTCGGGCGATTAAGCATAAGTCACGTGTTGCTGAGCAGACTTTATTGTTCTTGGCGGTCGCTGGCGGAGCACCGGGTGGGCTGGTCGGCATGTATTTATGGCGCCACAAATGCCGGAAGTGGTATTTCGTGCTGGTCTATTGGCTGGCAGCAATCGTCTGGGTTGGCGGTTTGTTTTATATAGGAAAATGAAAGCGGTGCAAGTCTCGACTTGCACCGCTTTTTTCTTTTATTCAGATTTACGAGTTTTGAACCAAACAGTAGTACCTAAGGCTACAATGATGATACCGACGATAATAGTTTCGGCCGGAGTGCCACCAGTTTGTGGCAGGTTTGAGTTACTGTTTGAACCGGTTTGGTTTTCAGTCGTTTTGTCAGTATTGTTGTTGCTAGAATCCTCAATGTCATTCGCTTTTACTTGCATACTGATAATCATTGGGTCGTGGTCACTGACTTGACCGTTTTTCACAGTGAAATCAGCATTCATGTGGATAGCTTCAATTTGGGTTTGCGCCAGGTGTTTGCTGTTGACTAAGATGTGGTCGAGGGTTTGCTGACGACCTTGATAGAGATAGCTGTACCGGGTTTCAGCGGGTAAGCTATTAGTCATATTAGTAAGTTCGTTGCCGCTTAATGTTTGTAATACGGGAGTGAATTCATAATCATTCATGTCGCCAAGAACGACAATGTGGGCATCGGGATTGATAGCTAACATTGATTGAACAAAAGCATTTACTTCACGAGCCTGTTCAATACGTTTAGTTTCGCTATGTAAGGTTGGTGGTTGGTTGATGCCGAACATGCCTTCATCGCCGCCTTTAGATGAGAAGTGATTACCAATAACGGTTACAACTTCATCATTAAAGCGGAATTGTCCGACTAGCGATTTACGGGTTGAAATAAAGTTAGTGCTGCCAACACCGATACGTGCCGGGTTCTGCACTAGCATTGCTTCTCCGTCAGTATCTTGAATTGTAGCAGCAGTTGTATGGTCACCGGCTTGTACATTGAGTGCTTCAACGCGGTCGGGGTTGTAAAGAATGACGACGCGAATGTTACCATTGGTAGCACCGCCGTCTTGATTGAATTCAGGATCAATGTTAAGGGCTTGATAATTTGGTCCGCCTACAGCAATGATGTCATCAAGTAAGCGCTGAATACTTTGGTCAGCAGCAGAAGTACCATCACCTTTGTTATTACCGGAATTATCTTGAATTTCCTCGAGGCTGACAATGTCGGGAGCGCCAAGATTAGTAACAATTCCTTTGGCTACTTGCAATGACTTCTCATCGCTGGTTTTATTTGGCATTGCGCTGTAATTTTCAACGTTGAATGCGGCGACGGTTAAAACATCATTGCTAGAGCTTAAGCTGGTTACCATTTGTTGAATGTTTTTCTCGTTGAAAGTGGCAACTTCAGGTTTGAAGGTTTTGGTGCTGGAATTGAATTGGTTATAATCTAAAAATATTTTATACTGCGTATAATTATAAGTCATAACCCCGGTTAAAGAACCGTTAATGGTGTCCCCGGTTTGGCCAAGCATATTAGACATGCCGGCTTGATTAGAAAATGCGTAAGGAACTTGCAGATTTAAAATATCATAGTGACTTGAATCAGGGGTAGCAATAATGCCACCGTTAGCACTTTTCAATTGTCCGCCAGGGCTTTGCACCGTTACATTGTAAGTGTCATAACTTGGTGGCGCGACTAGTTGCGGGTCATTGACTTGTACTCGCATACCTTCGAGCGCCTCAAAGAAATCCATTGCTGAAGTTATATCTAAGTCATCGCTCATACTTCCGTTTTTCACTGTTTGGTGAGGAATCGTCAAACCGCCGTCACCAAGTAGTTGAATTGAAACCTCATCTAAGTAGTCGCCGGAATCAGTGCTCACTATAGTGGCTGAACTGATCGCTGTTTGCGTCAGTTCAGCGGCCGCGCTGCCAGAATATGTAGCAGCTGGTAATTCTGCGACAATCCCATCAACCTCAACAAAGTTACCTTCTTTTGTTGTCCATCCGCTGGTAATTGGACTGGCTAATTTGACATAAATGCCTTCAGCCGTGCGCGGATCATTATCCTCATCAACACTTTTTGCTTGAATATAGAAGCCTTGCAAGCCTTTGTTGACATCAAGTGAGGTGACTACTCCCTGCACTGAAACGGTTTGACCAACTAAAGGTGACGTGTGGGTAGTACCTTGGATATCGTGGATAGCCGTAAAGGCCGCAGTAACCGGAAATTGTGGCAAGGTAATAAATAATAATGCTATTGCAACAATGCTGCTACTTACAATCTTAAAAAATCTTTTCATTAATAAAATCCTCCTAAAATCTAACCATAACTCTATTCAATTTTCTGAACTTTCCTGACTCCTTTCTGAAAAATTTTACAACATCTATCTCATCTACACTGGGCAGTTGTCATTAAAACAGCGCACTACCATAAGTATATCAAGAACTGAATAAGTATTCACAAAATATAATAATCTTTCAGGAAAAATTTGAAACCGGGACGAACCAAGGTTCATCCCGGTTTTTATTGCATCTTGATTGAAAGACTGCGATTGCAAGTGTATATTTGGAGTATAAAGGGAGATGGTAGCTTTGGGTGAGGCGTTTAGAGCAATATTGTTGCCGGCGATCGGGATTGCTGTTAGTCCGGTGCCAATCATTGGGCTTATGATTATTCTGCTTGGCGACAAACCGCGACGCAATAGTATTTTGTTCTCCATTGGCTGGGTTGTTGGTGTGAGTGTTGTATTTGCTATTGCTTATTTTTTAGGTTCGTTAACGGTCAATATTACTTGGGTGCCGACAATGGCCTATCGCATTAGTTTGTTTATATTAGGGGTAGCGCTAGTATTGTTGGGGATGCGGCAATTCAGTAAGCGGCCACGTTCTAAAGCTGATGTGCATACTTCGCGCTGGTTAAAAGCGCTGACTACAATTGGTCCTGCCGGAGCCTTACTTCTGGGTTTCGCGCTTTCAGCGCTGAATCCTGAAGATATGCTGCTGGCACTTGGTGCCGGTGTGCAAGTTGGGGCACTCAACTTGGCAGCCAATGCGGCGACGCTGATCATTGCCAGCTTCATTTTGTTGGCAAGTTCAACAATTCTTATACCGACAATTATCTTTATGGTGCTTGGCAACCGTTTAGAAGCAACGCTGCATAAAGTTTGGGATTGGCTGAAATATTACAACGTTATTATTATGGCGGTTCTGCTTGTTGTTATTGGCTTAGATATTATTGCTAAAGCGATTAGTTGAAAAAAACGGCTGACCCGAGGTCAGCCGTTTTTCTATTTTATCCGAAGACTT
The Culicoidibacter larvae DNA segment above includes these coding regions:
- a CDS encoding DEAD/DEAH box helicase; the encoded protein is MGTLLNELLDGTMNFDEIMNECERDIFFNGPIGADTLEKLAYIKEYYPEIFKPWEEKILNIMGLFYKDISPDFDDLEGLIFSLYNKTINANVNNIKFTPVQNSIRAKIDSNKVYSFSAPTGIGKSYVFTSLITKATGDIVIIVPSRALINEYLIKLDTLNLAKNVSVLPFVDIINKKNTSRRIFVLTPERARMLFKFKSDIQLELVLVDEAQLINDAGFRSVLYDSVIRRINKFFLKAKIVFAHPFVANPEAQISRNKLDLNQKSSSTLYKEKSVGQMFLAYDENNDEFFHFGINIKVFGNRRVKTIQDPIKRKLLNGSTLLVYTSKAKIYRHEYLQSKWFKEYIDSINVPYNKVAPYVEKLEKIIGGDVEESKLEYSATLSLLKQGVAMHHGSLPLNARVVIEEFIKSGYCKICFCTSTLAQGINMPFDIVWIDKWEGEALLLKNIIGRAGRPTINDEFDYGLVVLGKLSHIPKMRKLITVEPTLNSTSLLDIDQEDQSLDTEFTEFISAIITDDFNDDFSLPNSVIERFSGIELDQLLERILMILFPVDSKTIISPIQYKEMTKARREELKECFRSLYENYLLRKLTKTEKSVLSTAIQIFIWKIGGKTFREIVRYRYRYILSKDETGSMKLRFTHKVVNFPDKEAKNLIPLFHIENGIDAFSYDQLIFDTYDYLDKIIDFKLLDVFWAQFMKYAERNKITEPVYFEKAITFCNLIKYGRFEEKEILLLRYGISSDNIEQVIKCVEEISDEELILDREKVMELEEEVIKEVKRYL
- a CDS encoding nicotinamide mononucleotide transporter family protein, coding for MNKLMDYLTNDERGQKAYAIGFLVSGVLLSILISVLFFDPQTSTVWFEAFKLAVACGGYLCVYLLAIRRNSGNVTGFVVNIGEIIIQASYGAFGLAINPIFYGATHLWGMIAWNKSKQDDGTIQTKKAHKVGLVVSGIFLVIAAAIVGYLWFNGYFVEMTGMFIGLNILAIILGTIAQGTMIAQFKFAWWFWFASNIVWFIINVTTGNAIFALQTVLYQVNVVFALYDQYKNNK
- a CDS encoding nicotinate phosphoribosyltransferase, which produces MKEKNLILQTDSYKLSHFQQFPDGMTYMFDYIESRGGAYGYTRFFGLQYLLKEYLERRVTMAMVDEAAAIAAWHGVPFNYDGWKYIVEVLDGKLPLLIRAVPEGAIVRNHNALVTVESTDANVPWIVGWAETLLMKVWYPVTVTTFSYKVHRMIGAFLELTSDNAESELPFKLHDFGYRGASSEESAGIGGMSHLVNFMGTDTLAALLYARDYYGAEQAGFSVPASEHSTMTSWGRERESDAFRNMIEKHDEFPLISIVSDSYNFYEAVENKFGVELHDVIMAHDGFVVIRPDSGDALTNILFTLESAEKHFGVTLNSKGYKVLNKIRILQGDGVSENVIYDILLTMKKEGYSAENIAFGVGGALLQGNYQSSINRDTHKFAMKCSAIGLGAGDAFKLQDVYKSPITDRGKVSKRGRLDTIVNGDGRVETVNIDQLPLGEYHPDTILQTVYRDGGIVKLYGWDEVKENEDLVPHAFPSGLEGK
- a CDS encoding NUDIX domain-containing protein — translated: MNNTEKDFLQEYKITDYEQPSVTVDIVPFAYDDAHEQLQILLVKRKRHPFQDCWALAGGFINSDESAPEAVMRETLEETGVAVSRESIEQLYTFTRPGRDPRGWIMSIAYLAFLEEASVVRAADDAADSAWFAVRVRADYLELYSAEKDVRLEIAFEGAEQTAVRPDDAALAFDHDRIVRMAYLRIKNKLYYEPILLHALKAPFDLKTTNRLYQAFLGIPVEYENHCRKLKPYLEKVGKAKGNVGRAAFVYRLK
- a CDS encoding DUF1294 domain-containing protein, producing the protein MELLIIYVVMMSVALLIAMVVDKRRAIKHKSRVAEQTLLFLAVAGGAPGGLVGMYLWRHKCRKWYFVLVYWLAAIVWVGGLFYIGK
- a CDS encoding endonuclease/exonuclease/phosphatase family protein; this translates as MKRFFKIVSSSIVAIALLFITLPQFPVTAAFTAIHDIQGTTHTSPLVGQTVSVQGVVTSLDVNKGLQGFYIQAKSVDEDNDPRTAEGIYVKLASPITSGWTTKEGNFVEVDGIVAELPAATYSGSAAAELTQTAISSATIVSTDSGDYLDEVSIQLLGDGGLTIPHQTVKNGSMSDDLDITSAMDFFEALEGMRVQVNDPQLVAPPSYDTYNVTVQSPGGQLKSANGGIIATPDSSHYDILNLQVPYAFSNQAGMSNMLGQTGDTINGSLTGVMTYNYTQYKIFLDYNQFNSSTKTFKPEVATFNEKNIQQMVTSLSSSNDVLTVAAFNVENYSAMPNKTSDEKSLQVAKGIVTNLGAPDIVSLEEIQDNSGNNKGDGTSAADQSIQRLLDDIIAVGGPNYQALNIDPEFNQDGGATNGNIRVVILYNPDRVEALNVQAGDHTTAATIQDTDGEAMLVQNPARIGVGSTNFISTRKSLVGQFRFNDEVVTVIGNHFSSKGGDEGMFGINQPPTLHSETKRIEQAREVNAFVQSMLAINPDAHIVVLGDMNDYEFTPVLQTLSGNELTNMTNSLPAETRYSYLYQGRQQTLDHILVNSKHLAQTQIEAIHMNADFTVKNGQVSDHDPMIISMQVKANDIEDSSNNNTDKTTENQTGSNSNSNLPQTGGTPAETIIVGIIIVALGTTVWFKTRKSE
- a CDS encoding GAP family protein produces the protein MVALGEAFRAILLPAIGIAVSPVPIIGLMIILLGDKPRRNSILFSIGWVVGVSVVFAIAYFLGSLTVNITWVPTMAYRISLFILGVALVLLGMRQFSKRPRSKADVHTSRWLKALTTIGPAGALLLGFALSALNPEDMLLALGAGVQVGALNLAANAATLIIASFILLASSTILIPTIIFMVLGNRLEATLHKVWDWLKYYNVIIMAVLLVVIGLDIIAKAIS